The Bacillota bacterium genome contains a region encoding:
- a CDS encoding ABC transporter ATP-binding protein, with protein MGKKLIELKNVTKIYDDVPVVNNLNLYINENEFITLLGPSGCGKTTTLRMIGGFEKPDSGDIILNGVVVTELPPYERPINTVFQRYALFPHLNVFDNIAFGLRSQKVKKEEITVRVEQALKMVSLPGFGMRKVQNLSGGQQQRVAIARAIVNQPKILLLDEPLAALDLKLRQNMQYELKEMQRKLGITFIYVTHDQEEALTMSDTIVVMKDGLVQQIGTPFGIYNEPKNRFVANFIGESNIFEGVYLKQNLVQFMDFEFACVDTLFADGEKVDVVIRPEDFDIISPEEALLKGKVTSSVFKGVHFELCIMIQGKEFVVHTYENRKVDELIGLKVDPYEIHLMKVVPSEH; from the coding sequence ATGGGAAAAAAATTGATTGAACTCAAGAACGTTACAAAGATTTATGATGATGTTCCTGTCGTCAATAATTTGAATTTATACATAAATGAAAATGAATTTATTACTTTGCTCGGACCTTCTGGATGTGGAAAGACGACAACTCTAAGAATGATTGGTGGTTTTGAAAAGCCCGATAGTGGAGATATCATTCTAAATGGAGTAGTTGTGACAGAGCTTCCACCTTATGAGCGTCCTATTAATACTGTTTTTCAAAGATATGCATTATTTCCTCATTTAAATGTTTTTGATAACATTGCATTTGGATTAAGAAGTCAAAAAGTAAAAAAAGAAGAAATTACAGTTCGAGTGGAACAAGCATTAAAAATGGTGAGTCTGCCAGGATTTGGTATGAGAAAAGTTCAAAATTTATCTGGAGGGCAACAACAACGTGTTGCTATAGCAAGGGCCATTGTGAATCAACCAAAAATTTTATTGTTAGATGAACCTTTAGCTGCTCTTGATTTAAAACTAAGACAAAATATGCAATATGAATTAAAAGAAATGCAACGAAAACTAGGAATTACATTTATATATGTGACACATGATCAAGAAGAAGCATTAACGATGTCTGACACCATCGTTGTTATGAAAGATGGATTGGTTCAACAAATTGGAACACCATTTGGTATATACAATGAACCTAAAAATAGATTTGTAGCTAATTTTATTGGAGAATCAAATATCTTCGAAGGCGTTTATTTAAAACAAAATTTAGTTCAATTCATGGATTTTGAATTTGCTTGTGTAGATACGCTATTTGCTGATGGCGAAAAAGTAGATGTTGTCATTCGACCAGAAGATTTTGATATTATTTCTCCAGAAGAAGCTTTATTAAAAGGAAAAGTTACTAGTTCTGTGTTCAAAGGCGTTCACTTTGAACTTTGTATTATGATTCAAGGAAAAGAATTTGTGGTTCACACCTACGAAAATCGTAAAGTAGATGAATTAATCGGTTTAAAAGTAGATCCTTATGAAATTCATCTAATGAAGGTAGTACCAAGTGAACATTAA
- a CDS encoding ABC transporter permease, whose amino-acid sequence MNIKRLGRFASPYMVWLIILVVFPLLMMILLSFMKTTAMSFTNATFSFESWNKLFTDSAIRTALANSFRYAFLATVIAFFLGYPMAYILAKSPFSNKLVILVLTIIPMWSNSLLRTSALANLLSADSIVNDLLNLIGLSFVWNIRGTGLAIVVGLVITYLPFMILPIYTVLEKMDPLLHEASMDLGSNKAKTFLKVTFPLSLKGVATGIILVFLPSFSGFAIPEILGNSRIIFIGTLVDSSFLFSNYNYGSLLSLVIIILILGSMFLFNKVDKEGETLL is encoded by the coding sequence GTGAACATTAAACGATTAGGGAGATTTGCATCTCCTTACATGGTCTGGTTGATTATTCTAGTTGTTTTTCCACTTTTAATGATGATTTTATTATCGTTTATGAAAACAACCGCTATGAGTTTTACAAACGCAACGTTTTCATTTGAAAGCTGGAATAAACTTTTTACCGATTCTGCGATAAGAACTGCTCTTGCAAATTCATTTCGATATGCTTTTCTTGCGACAGTAATTGCCTTTTTCCTTGGGTATCCTATGGCTTATATTTTAGCGAAATCTCCCTTTTCAAATAAACTCGTAATTTTAGTTTTAACCATTATTCCTATGTGGTCTAATTCTCTTTTAAGAACAAGTGCTTTAGCAAATTTGTTAAGTGCAGATAGTATTGTAAATGATTTGTTAAATTTAATAGGGTTGTCCTTTGTTTGGAACATAAGAGGGACAGGCCTTGCAATTGTTGTAGGTCTTGTGATAACGTATTTGCCTTTTATGATTTTACCTATTTATACCGTTTTAGAAAAAATGGATCCGTTACTTCATGAGGCTTCAATGGATTTAGGTTCAAATAAAGCGAAAACGTTCTTAAAAGTTACTTTTCCTTTATCTTTAAAAGGGGTGGCAACGGGAATCATTTTAGTTTTCCTTCCTAGTTTCTCTGGATTTGCTATTCCTGAAATACTTGGAAATAGTCGAATCATCTTTATCGGAACATTAGTAGATTCTAGTTTCCTATTTAGCAATTATAATTATGGTAGTCTGTTATCTCTTGTAATCATCATTCTTATCCTTGGGTCGATGTTCCTCTTTAACAAAGTCGATAAGGAAGGAGAAACACTACTATGA
- a CDS encoding ABC transporter permease, which yields MLYLPIIIIAIHSLNENRSVYDFTNVTFHWYTDLFSNLINKGELYWVIRNTLLIAFLSTAISTVLGTLFAIGIHSMTKKKRQRMVMLNQIPILNADIVTGISLMLIFKLFMVVFPNIFGLTTMLLAHVFFSIPYVVLSVLPKLSELDVNLFDAALDLGCKPTRGMRKVIIPAISSGIFTGMLIAFTMSIDDFVISYFTTGNGFDNVSIFIYAGYRLNMSPEIYAYNTLLSFTVVFLLIGVYVFGSFKKRRELKIKSNFNRGAV from the coding sequence ATGCTATATCTTCCCATCATTATTATCGCAATTCACTCTCTAAATGAGAATAGGTCAGTATATGATTTTACAAATGTGACGTTTCATTGGTATACCGATTTATTTAGTAACCTAATCAATAAAGGCGAATTGTACTGGGTAATTCGAAACACTTTATTAATCGCTTTTCTATCTACAGCCATTTCGACTGTTCTTGGAACTTTATTTGCGATTGGAATCCATTCGATGACGAAGAAGAAAAGGCAAAGAATGGTAATGCTAAATCAAATTCCAATCTTAAATGCAGATATTGTAACAGGTATTTCACTTATGTTAATTTTTAAATTATTTATGGTTGTTTTTCCAAATATTTTTGGGTTAACGACAATGCTTTTGGCCCATGTTTTCTTTTCCATTCCTTATGTGGTCTTAAGTGTATTACCTAAACTAAGCGAATTAGACGTCAATTTATTTGATGCAGCTCTTGATTTAGGATGCAAGCCAACAAGAGGAATGAGAAAAGTAATTATTCCCGCCATTTCATCAGGGATTTTTACAGGAATGCTTATTGCATTTACAATGAGTATCGATGACTTTGTAATAAGTTATTTCACAACTGGAAACGGATTTGACAATGTGTCAATTTTCATATATGCTGGGTACAGGTTAAACATGTCTCCTGAGATTTATGCTTATAACACGTTACTATCATTTACCGTTGTATTTTTATTGATAGGTGTTTATGTTTTTGGATCATTCAAAAAAAGAAGAGAATTAAAAATAAAATCTAATTTTAATAGGGGAGCTGTTTAG
- a CDS encoding extracellular solute-binding protein, which yields MKKFMVVGFTAFLSLLLIACSSKPKLYILNWGEYINYDLVSEFEDTYGVTVKWSYADSNELMEQRVVSQTTAYDIVIPSDYMIEKLYTNGYLQKIDLTKLTNYSQDAFMDGVNVIMAEMFKDNEDVTSAYEVSIPYFWGVFGIMYNRSLDGLETYIETKKWQVMFEEDPADTFSRPLLVGMYDVPRFAYSLSMIYANEVELIDDLDALNVASAANLTLSETILSQRQYEEWSTDFLKKNIEAGLLDYAFVYVGDFFDTYLIKSAEATTAQEARDLTSHIGIFVPENTIAFYDGMVIPTNARNVDLAYQFIDFFLDPINAYENSSIVGYTTALTATYEMIQNATYGDEIRAAMVSDYPYNPAISENFAGKPLIAFSNEFTDEIASMVYRVLAAGN from the coding sequence ATGAAAAAATTTATGGTAGTAGGATTCACCGCATTTTTGTCGTTATTATTAATTGCTTGTAGTTCAAAACCAAAGTTATACATATTGAATTGGGGAGAATACATCAATTATGATCTAGTCTCAGAATTTGAAGATACTTATGGCGTGACAGTTAAGTGGTCGTATGCGGATTCAAACGAATTAATGGAACAACGCGTTGTATCTCAAACAACGGCCTATGACATTGTCATTCCTTCCGATTATATGATTGAAAAATTATATACGAATGGATATTTACAAAAAATTGATTTAACAAAATTAACCAACTATTCTCAAGATGCATTTATGGATGGTGTGAATGTCATTATGGCAGAAATGTTTAAAGACAATGAAGATGTCACGTCTGCCTATGAAGTATCCATTCCTTATTTTTGGGGAGTCTTTGGAATTATGTATAATCGTAGTTTAGATGGACTTGAAACCTATATTGAAACAAAAAAATGGCAAGTCATGTTTGAAGAAGATCCTGCAGATACATTTTCAAGACCACTTCTTGTGGGAATGTATGATGTGCCAAGATTTGCTTATTCTTTATCCATGATTTATGCAAATGAAGTAGAGTTAATTGATGACCTAGATGCCTTAAATGTTGCATCTGCAGCAAATCTTACTTTATCAGAAACCATTCTATCTCAAAGACAATACGAAGAATGGTCCACTGATTTTCTAAAGAAAAACATTGAAGCGGGGCTTTTAGATTATGCTTTTGTATACGTTGGAGATTTCTTTGATACGTATTTAATTAAAAGTGCAGAAGCAACCACTGCTCAAGAAGCCAGAGATTTAACGTCTCATATTGGAATTTTTGTGCCTGAAAATACGATTGCTTTTTATGATGGAATGGTTATTCCTACTAACGCAAGAAACGTAGATTTAGCTTACCAATTCATTGATTTCTTTTTAGATCCAATCAATGCATATGAAAACTCTAGTATTGTGGGATATACAACTGCTTTGACTGCCACATACGAAATGATTCAAAATGCAACTTATGGTGATGAAATTCGTGCAGCGATGGTTTCGGATTATCCGTATAACCCTGCAATTTCTGAAAATTTTGCTGGAAAACCTTTAATCGCTTTTTCGAATGAATTTACCGACGAAATTGCTTCAATGGTGTATCGCGTCTTAGCCGCAGGCAATTAA
- a CDS encoding GNAT family N-acetyltransferase, producing the protein MDLYNLHSKRLEYRPFQETDFLDLVELLTNESVCEFLPRKKAYSEEVIHNWLTHIIKSFSIDFPNVIYAVIEPISQEVIGYAGNAYVKEYEKNEIMYAFKESAWHQGYATEAALKMKEVAIFLHQKEVIALADIHNIASQNVLKKVGFICKETVLLWGLEMYYYELVFENKR; encoded by the coding sequence ATGGATTTATATAATCTTCATTCTAAACGTTTAGAATACAGACCTTTCCAAGAAACGGACTTTTTAGATTTAGTTGAGTTATTAACCAATGAGTCTGTTTGTGAATTTTTACCAAGGAAAAAAGCCTATTCTGAAGAAGTCATTCATAATTGGCTAACTCATATCATCAAATCATTTTCTATCGATTTTCCAAATGTCATTTATGCAGTTATTGAACCTATTTCGCAAGAAGTAATTGGATATGCAGGAAATGCTTATGTAAAAGAGTATGAAAAAAACGAAATAATGTATGCGTTTAAAGAATCAGCTTGGCATCAAGGATATGCTACTGAAGCCGCTTTAAAAATGAAAGAAGTGGCGATTTTTCTGCATCAAAAAGAAGTCATTGCCCTAGCAGATATTCACAATATTGCAAGTCAAAATGTCTTAAAAAAAGTAGGATTTATTTGTAAAGAAACGGTTTTGTTATGGGGGCTTGAAATGTATTATTATGAGCTTGTTTTTGAAAACAAGAGATAA
- a CDS encoding ATP-binding cassette domain-containing protein produces MNLLKINNLKKTFGGNILFDKVSLEVNRDDKVALIGQNGVGKSTLIKMILGDISPDSGEIFIYSQAKIGYLSQDVLSNMDFSLIEEAEDVFKDVILLESKLKENALLLEKNQDEALIKRYASLEEEYRIKSGYEFRTFINMILSKFGFLKSDYHRKISTFSGGEKTRIAFAKLLLIKPDILLLDEPTNHMDIEIIEWLEEYLKRYDGAVFVVTHDKYFINKIVNKIFELDQNTLSVYYGKYDDYEIEKVKRYELLMKQFLKQNKQIDHLQSFVDRFRYKSSKAKSAQDRIKKINKIDRLEKPVNRRHAVQVSFKSKRATDAIILEAKDISIGYDDILKSNIDFSMRGFEKIGIIGPNGIGKSTLIKTLIGEIIPLTGEILFHKDMKIGYFDQNLEGLNESLNVMDTIHNLYPSKTIGEVRSLLAKLLFVGDDVFKQVKVLSGGEKVRLRLLLLMLEEPELLILDEPTNHLDIETKNIVEDIFEEFIGPIIFISHDRYFINKVATKIIAFYHEEVIVFDGNYDEYKTYLESLKPNPEPKFKKEKTISSKLMIKELEKNIDSYHKEIDELKQSLFLKEVYMNKMLYIEKEERILVLEKEIQEMFEKIVTLTSD; encoded by the coding sequence ATGAACTTACTAAAAATAAATAACCTAAAAAAGACATTTGGTGGTAATATCCTTTTTGATAAAGTATCATTGGAAGTGAATCGTGATGACAAAGTTGCGCTCATTGGCCAAAATGGGGTTGGGAAATCAACTCTAATCAAAATGATATTAGGAGATATTTCCCCGGATTCTGGGGAAATTTTTATTTATAGTCAAGCAAAAATCGGCTATTTAAGTCAAGATGTATTAAGTAATATGGATTTCTCATTAATTGAAGAAGCAGAGGATGTTTTTAAAGACGTTATCCTTTTGGAATCAAAATTAAAAGAAAATGCTCTCCTTCTTGAAAAAAATCAAGACGAAGCCTTGATTAAAAGGTATGCAAGTCTTGAAGAAGAATATCGAATAAAAAGCGGATATGAATTTAGAACGTTTATCAACATGATTTTATCAAAATTTGGATTTTTAAAATCAGATTATCATAGAAAAATTTCAACATTTTCAGGTGGAGAAAAAACCAGAATCGCTTTCGCTAAATTATTATTAATCAAACCAGATATTTTGCTTCTTGATGAACCTACAAATCATATGGATATCGAAATCATTGAGTGGTTAGAAGAATATTTAAAACGATACGATGGAGCAGTATTTGTTGTGACTCATGATAAATATTTTATCAATAAAATCGTAAACAAAATCTTTGAATTAGATCAAAACACGTTAAGTGTCTACTATGGGAAATATGATGATTATGAAATCGAAAAAGTAAAACGATACGAACTTTTAATGAAACAATTTCTAAAACAAAACAAACAAATCGATCATTTACAAAGTTTTGTGGATCGCTTTCGCTATAAATCAAGCAAAGCAAAAAGTGCTCAAGATCGCATTAAAAAAATCAATAAAATTGATCGACTTGAAAAACCAGTTAATCGCCGACACGCGGTACAAGTTTCTTTTAAAAGTAAAAGAGCAACGGATGCCATTATTTTGGAAGCAAAAGATATTTCGATTGGTTACGATGATATTCTAAAATCAAATATTGATTTTTCCATGCGAGGATTTGAAAAAATCGGGATCATTGGTCCAAACGGTATCGGGAAATCCACATTAATCAAAACACTTATCGGAGAAATCATTCCTTTAACAGGAGAAATTTTATTTCATAAGGACATGAAAATCGGATATTTTGATCAAAATTTAGAAGGACTAAATGAATCATTAAATGTAATGGATACCATCCATAATTTATATCCGAGTAAAACAATAGGAGAAGTAAGAAGCCTTCTTGCAAAATTGCTTTTTGTTGGTGATGATGTCTTCAAACAAGTGAAAGTGTTAAGTGGGGGAGAAAAGGTTCGGCTACGACTTTTATTGTTAATGCTTGAAGAACCAGAATTATTAATTTTAGATGAACCAACCAATCACTTAGACATTGAGACCAAAAATATTGTAGAAGATATTTTCGAAGAATTTATAGGACCCATTATTTTTATTTCTCATGATCGCTATTTTATCAACAAAGTTGCAACAAAAATAATCGCTTTTTATCATGAAGAAGTAATTGTATTTGATGGAAATTATGATGAATACAAAACGTATTTAGAATCGTTAAAACCAAATCCAGAACCAAAATTTAAAAAAGAAAAAACAATCTCTTCAAAATTAATGATAAAAGAGTTAGAAAAGAACATTGATTCCTATCACAAAGAGATTGATGAGTTAAAACAATCTTTATTCTTAAAAGAAGTCTATATGAATAAAATGCTATACATTGAAAAAGAAGAAAGGATACTTGTATTAGAAAAAGAAATTCAAGAGATGTTTGAAAAAATTGTTACCTTAACCAGTGATTAA
- a CDS encoding NUDIX domain-containing protein, translating to MKPLMVITDTLVEIPPKIQTRETVRAIIVRDGFILLMFSKIDQMYGIPGGGIALNESKLDTLYRELLEEVGAVKIKIVEYLGVTEEIRESRSLRGKPVKILSDYYHVEVTDFMEKSLEDHEEEMGLEPMWVDIDAAISKNEMTLLSLKQPKITFYYSQTAMLKYIKNRFGL from the coding sequence ATGAAGCCATTAATGGTAATTACAGACACCTTAGTAGAAATTCCACCAAAAATTCAAACCAGAGAAACGGTTCGAGCCATCATTGTACGTGATGGATTTATATTATTAATGTTCTCAAAAATAGACCAAATGTATGGAATTCCAGGAGGCGGAATAGCGCTAAATGAATCCAAATTAGATACTTTATATCGTGAATTATTAGAAGAAGTAGGGGCAGTCAAAATTAAGATTGTCGAATACCTTGGTGTAACAGAAGAAATTAGAGAATCAAGATCACTCAGAGGAAAACCAGTTAAAATTCTTTCAGATTATTATCATGTAGAAGTGACCGACTTTATGGAAAAATCACTTGAAGATCATGAAGAAGAAATGGGATTGGAACCAATGTGGGTTGATATTGATGCAGCCATTTCAAAAAATGAAATGACACTTCTTTCATTAAAACAACCAAAGATAACTTTTTATTATTCACAAACAGCGATGTTAAAGTATATAAAAAATAGATTTGGACTTTAG
- the argS gene encoding arginine--tRNA ligase produces the protein MIEMIKLELRMFLEKELSRIYLMPISMVVEEPKKAGQGDISVPVFSVVNTLKKPLLLISKEIRDLIKISPFKNLFSEVNIMGGFVNLVLNKQVYALNVIEHFKKNQENYGNNVFGNGKTIVMDYSSPNIAKPFSIGHLRSTIIGHSIGNILEKCGYKVYRINHLGDFGTQFGKIIYAYLNFGSEAAVKANPIEELVKLYVEFHELAKNDPSLEEKAREIFKELEQNNPKYVALWTWFREESLKDYMEVYKLLQVDFDSFNGEAFYNDKMQKVIDELKEKELLKLDQGAMIVDLGEDFPPALIQKSDGSTLYITRDLAALFYRKNTYHFDKALYIVGNEQKLHFTQIQKVIELMGYEFKDDIVHVNFGLVLQDGKKMSTRKGKIVRLMDVLQEAIHLSLLYINEKNPTLENKELIAEKIGVSAIIFNDLKNYRANDFEFNLEEMVNFVGQTGPYLQYTSVRITSILQSDAFVFDGEIDASLFEKDHYFEIMKQASQYPDIIAKAASEYAPSVLAKYLLNLASLFNSFYGREKIIVEDLLEKNTKMHLLYIVRNILNDGMVTLGMQVIEKM, from the coding sequence ATGATTGAAATGATAAAATTAGAACTTAGAATGTTCCTAGAGAAAGAGTTAAGCCGAATTTATTTAATGCCAATTTCTATGGTTGTAGAAGAACCTAAAAAGGCAGGACAAGGCGATATCTCAGTCCCTGTTTTCAGTGTGGTAAATACGCTTAAAAAACCTCTTCTTTTGATTTCAAAGGAGATTAGAGATTTAATTAAGATAAGTCCGTTTAAAAATCTGTTTTCAGAAGTAAATATAATGGGCGGATTCGTAAATCTTGTTCTAAACAAACAAGTATACGCCCTAAATGTTATAGAACACTTTAAAAAGAACCAAGAAAATTATGGAAATAATGTATTTGGAAATGGTAAAACAATCGTGATGGACTATTCATCGCCTAATATTGCAAAACCATTTTCAATTGGACACTTACGTTCTACCATTATTGGTCATTCCATTGGAAATATTCTTGAAAAATGTGGCTATAAAGTATATCGAATCAACCACTTAGGTGATTTTGGAACACAGTTTGGAAAAATAATTTATGCGTATTTAAACTTTGGATCAGAGGCTGCTGTAAAAGCAAACCCCATTGAAGAGTTAGTAAAATTATACGTTGAATTCCATGAATTAGCTAAAAATGATCCTTCTCTTGAAGAAAAAGCAAGAGAAATCTTTAAAGAATTAGAACAAAACAATCCAAAATACGTGGCGCTTTGGACGTGGTTTAGAGAAGAATCCCTAAAAGATTATATGGAAGTATACAAATTACTTCAAGTTGATTTTGATTCATTCAATGGAGAAGCATTTTATAACGATAAAATGCAGAAAGTTATTGATGAGTTGAAAGAAAAAGAATTATTAAAATTAGATCAAGGAGCAATGATTGTGGATTTAGGAGAAGACTTTCCTCCTGCACTCATTCAAAAATCTGATGGGTCTACTTTGTATATTACAAGGGATTTAGCGGCTTTATTTTATCGCAAGAACACTTATCATTTTGATAAGGCTTTGTATATTGTAGGAAACGAACAAAAACTTCATTTTACTCAAATCCAAAAAGTAATTGAATTAATGGGATATGAGTTTAAAGATGACATTGTTCATGTTAATTTTGGATTGGTATTACAAGATGGCAAAAAGATGTCAACGAGAAAAGGTAAAATTGTTCGTTTAATGGACGTTTTACAAGAAGCCATCCATTTAAGCTTACTTTACATTAATGAGAAAAATCCAACTCTAGAAAACAAGGAATTAATAGCCGAAAAAATAGGTGTTAGTGCGATTATTTTCAACGATTTAAAAAATTACCGAGCAAACGATTTTGAATTTAACTTAGAAGAAATGGTGAACTTTGTTGGCCAAACTGGGCCATATTTACAATATACTTCTGTTAGAATTACGTCCATTTTGCAATCAGATGCTTTCGTATTTGATGGAGAAATCGATGCGAGTCTTTTTGAAAAAGATCACTATTTTGAAATCATGAAACAAGCAAGTCAATACCCAGATATTATTGCAAAAGCAGCAAGCGAATATGCTCCAAGCGTATTAGCCAAATATTTAT